The proteins below are encoded in one region of Amycolatopsis magusensis:
- a CDS encoding FmdB family zinc ribbon protein, whose product MPTYQYACKECDHRFEAVQSFSDDSLTECPQCTGPLRKLYGAVGVIFKGSGFYRNDSRSDSKSSSSSTSSKPAETAAKSDSSSSKSDSSGSSSTTSSASSSSSSSSTTTKTAAAS is encoded by the coding sequence GTGCCCACGTACCAGTACGCCTGCAAGGAGTGCGACCACCGTTTCGAAGCGGTCCAGTCGTTTTCCGACGACAGCCTGACCGAGTGCCCACAGTGCACCGGTCCGCTGCGCAAGCTTTACGGTGCCGTCGGCGTGATCTTCAAGGGGAGCGGTTTCTACCGCAACGACTCGCGTTCCGACTCGAAGTCCAGTTCGTCCTCGACGTCCTCGAAGCCGGCGGAAACCGCGGCCAAGAGCGACTCGAGCTCGAGCAAGAGCGACTCGTCCGGTTCTTCTTCGACCACCTCCTCGGCGTCGTCTTCGTCCTCTTCCAGCAGTACCACGACGAAGACCGCCGCCGCTTCCTGA
- a CDS encoding 5-formyltetrahydrofolate cyclo-ligase codes for MRTAGNEHLSKAEWRERLTGARSAVPTARRVAEAGALARHVADLPHATTVCGYVPFGSEPGSLALLDVLLAAGSRVLLPVVPPAPGPLDWAEYTGSSSLAPGRFRGVLEPTGDRLGESAVELAELVLVPALAVDHHGVRLGRGAGFYDRSLGATSRADLVAIVRDEELVPRLPAEPHDALMSGVLLPGRGLVRLPLTLPESAS; via the coding sequence GTGCGGACGGCGGGCAATGAGCACCTGAGCAAGGCGGAGTGGCGCGAAAGACTCACCGGAGCGAGGTCGGCCGTGCCGACCGCGCGCCGGGTGGCCGAGGCGGGCGCGCTGGCCCGGCACGTCGCCGACCTGCCTCACGCGACGACCGTGTGCGGCTACGTACCGTTCGGTTCGGAGCCGGGCTCGCTCGCGCTGCTGGACGTGCTCCTCGCCGCGGGTTCACGGGTGCTGCTGCCGGTGGTGCCGCCCGCGCCCGGGCCACTGGACTGGGCCGAGTACACCGGCTCGTCGTCGCTGGCGCCGGGCCGGTTCCGGGGCGTGCTGGAACCCACCGGTGACCGGCTGGGCGAGTCGGCCGTCGAGCTGGCCGAGCTGGTCCTGGTGCCCGCGCTCGCGGTCGATCACCACGGCGTCCGGCTGGGCCGGGGCGCCGGGTTCTACGACCGTTCGCTCGGAGCCACCTCGCGCGCTGATCTGGTCGCGATCGTGCGTGACGAGGAGCTGGTGCCACGACTGCCCGCCGAACCGCACGACGCCCTGATGAGCGGCGTCCTACTGCCCGGACGTGGCCTCGTCCGCCTTCCCCTTACGCTGCCGGAATCTGCTTCTTGA
- a CDS encoding helicase-associated domain-containing protein, whose amino-acid sequence MAAGSFAEYLAGLDEGALTGLLRARPDVRIEPVPRGFEQLAQRLSAPESLAVALRSVDRDALVVGQAVAALGSPAAVESVARLVEASESAVRVALDELCGRGLAWPEAGTVHLPERLAEHWAAEIGGGRSLAAIARSALLADLRTLAETLDIETAGVRKTELVARLVEVVSDVRAMVDVVRALPAPALDRVDQLRHGYDGYTSFGIAESADRVLAATGLAVRVNNRWEVPREVRVAAWLSQQDLLVTGRPPIAPAAVETRAALVTAQAAVRDLLSGVTALLDEASSNSIAALKKGGVGPRERSRLASRLTLPADLLALGIDLTYAAGLLGRTGTGYAPTEQYERWREEPPAQQWAELATAWFTLEHAPTSREIQGDKELPSASEAGALRRALLRAARDGLSVRAVGAEIDWFFPLHGYESAQLPDKVDAAVREAELLGVVATDVLTDCGEQLVAVLDGGPADAESGDGADGLADRVAGVLVETPCTVILQSDLTAVVSGRPTVAVARLLGAAAVSEARGAAEVWRFSPASVRAAFDAGWTAERLRTELAAVSARPLPQSLEYLIADVARQHGKVRVRGMRSCVVADETMITEILHTRSLAKLSLARVAPTVLSSPYELDDLLARLRAAGLSPVAEDATGTVIVEQRQEHRAAGPRRALARTAPRARLGAAELAKHLLADPEGEDGAPSETFERLAQLGSRLTDAELILLADALDHERDVLITYRNKTGNRTVREIQPNQLYGRWLVSWCHLRGAEREFTVANIESVAPVG is encoded by the coding sequence ATGGCTGCAGGATCGTTCGCCGAGTACCTGGCCGGGTTGGATGAGGGGGCGCTGACCGGGCTGTTGCGGGCGCGACCGGACGTGCGGATCGAACCGGTGCCGCGGGGGTTCGAGCAGTTGGCGCAACGGTTGAGTGCGCCGGAATCGCTGGCTGTGGCGCTGCGGTCGGTCGATCGGGACGCGCTCGTGGTCGGGCAGGCGGTGGCCGCGCTGGGGTCGCCTGCCGCGGTCGAGTCGGTGGCGCGCCTCGTCGAGGCATCGGAATCGGCTGTGCGCGTCGCGCTGGACGAGTTGTGCGGGCGTGGGCTGGCGTGGCCGGAGGCCGGGACGGTGCACCTGCCCGAGCGGTTGGCCGAGCACTGGGCGGCCGAGATCGGCGGTGGCCGGTCGCTCGCGGCGATCGCGCGGTCGGCGCTGCTCGCGGATCTGCGGACGTTGGCCGAGACCTTGGATATCGAGACGGCCGGAGTGCGCAAAACGGAGTTGGTCGCCCGGCTCGTCGAGGTGGTGTCCGATGTCCGCGCGATGGTCGACGTGGTGCGTGCGCTGCCCGCGCCCGCGCTGGACCGCGTGGACCAATTGCGCCACGGCTACGACGGTTATACCTCGTTTGGCATCGCTGAGAGCGCCGATCGCGTGCTGGCTGCCACGGGACTGGCGGTGCGCGTGAACAACCGGTGGGAGGTCCCCCGGGAGGTCCGCGTCGCGGCCTGGTTGTCGCAGCAGGACCTGCTGGTGACCGGACGGCCACCGATCGCTCCGGCCGCGGTCGAGACGAGGGCGGCACTGGTCACCGCACAGGCAGCGGTGCGGGACCTGCTCAGCGGCGTCACCGCGCTCCTGGACGAGGCGAGCTCGAATTCGATCGCGGCGTTGAAGAAGGGTGGCGTCGGGCCGCGGGAGCGGTCTCGGCTGGCTTCGCGGCTGACACTGCCGGCCGACCTGCTGGCGTTGGGGATCGACCTCACGTATGCGGCCGGCTTGCTGGGCCGGACGGGCACGGGTTACGCGCCGACCGAGCAGTACGAGAGGTGGCGGGAGGAGCCGCCGGCTCAGCAATGGGCCGAGCTGGCGACCGCGTGGTTCACCCTGGAGCACGCACCGACCAGCCGTGAGATCCAGGGAGACAAGGAACTCCCCTCGGCTTCGGAGGCGGGAGCGCTGCGGCGCGCCCTGCTGCGGGCGGCGCGCGACGGGCTTTCGGTTCGGGCCGTCGGTGCGGAGATCGATTGGTTCTTTCCCCTGCACGGCTATGAAAGCGCGCAGTTACCGGACAAAGTGGACGCTGCCGTGCGGGAGGCGGAACTGCTGGGCGTGGTCGCCACCGATGTGCTGACCGACTGCGGTGAGCAGCTGGTGGCTGTGCTCGATGGCGGGCCTGCCGACGCCGAGTCGGGGGATGGGGCCGATGGGCTGGCCGACCGGGTGGCCGGCGTGCTGGTGGAGACGCCGTGCACGGTGATCCTCCAGTCGGATCTGACCGCGGTGGTGTCCGGCCGGCCGACGGTGGCGGTCGCTCGGCTGCTCGGAGCAGCCGCCGTGAGCGAAGCCCGGGGCGCCGCGGAGGTGTGGCGGTTCAGCCCGGCCAGTGTCCGGGCGGCATTCGACGCGGGGTGGACCGCCGAGCGGTTGCGCACCGAACTGGCGGCGGTTTCGGCTCGTCCGCTGCCGCAATCGCTGGAGTACCTGATCGCGGATGTGGCCCGGCAGCACGGCAAGGTCCGGGTGCGGGGAATGCGCTCGTGCGTGGTCGCGGACGAAACCATGATCACCGAGATACTGCACACCCGGTCGCTGGCGAAACTGTCGCTGGCGCGGGTGGCGCCCACCGTGTTGTCCAGTCCGTACGAATTGGACGACCTGCTGGCGCGGTTGCGTGCGGCGGGACTCTCTCCGGTCGCCGAGGACGCCACGGGCACGGTGATCGTCGAGCAGCGGCAGGAGCACCGTGCGGCCGGACCCCGCCGCGCACTGGCGCGGACCGCGCCCAGGGCACGGCTGGGCGCGGCGGAGCTGGCGAAACACCTGCTCGCGGACCCGGAAGGGGAGGACGGCGCCCCGTCGGAGACGTTCGAGCGGCTGGCGCAGCTGGGTTCGCGCTTGACCGACGCCGAGCTGATCCTGCTGGCCGATGCGCTCGACCACGAGCGGGATGTGCTGATCACCTACCGGAACAAGACCGGTAACCGGACCGTGCGGGAAATCCAGCCGAACCAACTTTACGGCCGTTGGCTGGTCTCCTGGTGCCATTTGCGTGGCGCGGAGCGAGAATTCACGGTGGCCAACATCGAATCGGTCGCGCCCGTGGGCTGA
- a CDS encoding GNAT family N-acetyltransferase: MSQLYGVEGRHPGWPAKLGPLRVPAGVVVVRPVRLRDGGEWSRTRLRDREHLEEWEPSGTGTWAERNSVWSWPPQWSALRSLARRGQCLPFTITVDGRFAGQITVGNVIRASLRSAWVGYWVSTSAVRGGVATAAVALVVDHAFGVSGLHRIEATVRPENTASVRVLTKAGFRQEGLLQRYLDVAGDWRDHLLFGLTAEEAGPGLTARLIAAGLADYE, from the coding sequence GTGTCGCAGCTCTACGGCGTCGAAGGCCGGCATCCCGGGTGGCCGGCGAAGCTCGGCCCCCTCCGGGTGCCCGCGGGTGTGGTCGTGGTGCGGCCGGTGCGCCTGCGCGACGGTGGCGAGTGGAGCCGCACGCGGTTGCGGGATCGCGAGCACCTCGAGGAGTGGGAGCCCAGCGGCACCGGGACCTGGGCGGAGCGGAATTCGGTCTGGTCGTGGCCGCCGCAGTGGTCCGCGCTGCGCTCGCTGGCCCGGCGCGGGCAGTGCCTGCCGTTCACGATCACCGTCGACGGCCGCTTCGCCGGGCAGATTACCGTGGGAAATGTGATCAGAGCCTCGCTGCGGTCCGCGTGGGTCGGGTACTGGGTGTCCACTTCGGCCGTCCGGGGCGGCGTCGCGACGGCGGCGGTGGCGCTGGTGGTCGATCACGCCTTCGGGGTGTCCGGGCTGCACCGCATCGAGGCGACCGTGCGGCCGGAGAACACCGCGAGCGTCCGGGTGCTGACCAAGGCGGGCTTCCGGCAGGAGGGCCTGCTCCAGCGATACCTCGATGTGGCCGGTGACTGGCGCGACCACCTGCTCTTCGGCCTGACCGCGGAAGAAGCAGGCCCCGGGCTCACCGCTCGGCTGATCGCGGCCGGACTTGCTGACTACGAGTGA
- the mscL gene encoding large-conductance mechanosensitive channel protein MscL, translated as MLKGFKDFLMRGNVVELAVAVVIGTAFTAIVTAFTTGLIKPLINAIGGSDAAQGLGFYIFASNQGTFLDFGGVLNAGINFLIVAAVVYFLFVLPLQKVQERRKRGKETGPSEPTDVELLKEIRDLLRQQQRDHHDTD; from the coding sequence GTGCTCAAAGGTTTCAAAGACTTCCTGATGCGCGGCAACGTCGTCGAGCTGGCGGTGGCGGTCGTCATCGGCACGGCGTTCACCGCGATCGTGACCGCCTTCACCACCGGGCTGATCAAGCCGTTGATCAACGCCATCGGCGGGTCGGACGCCGCCCAGGGGCTGGGCTTCTACATCTTCGCCAGCAACCAGGGCACCTTCCTGGACTTCGGCGGCGTGCTCAACGCGGGCATCAACTTCCTGATCGTCGCCGCGGTGGTCTACTTCCTGTTCGTGCTGCCGCTGCAGAAGGTGCAGGAACGCCGCAAGCGCGGCAAGGAGACCGGCCCCAGCGAGCCGACCGACGTCGAGTTGCTCAAGGAGATCCGCGACCTGCTCCGCCAGCAGCAGCGTGACCACCACGACACCGACTGA
- a CDS encoding NAD-dependent epimerase/dehydratase family protein, giving the protein MRVLLTGGAGFIGSHIADQLTEAGDEPVLLDNLAPTAHARDTPDYLGEHRFVHGDVTDADLLAELLRGVDAVCHQAAIVGHGVDPSDAPAYAWHNDYGTAVLLAAMHRAGVGKLVLASSMVVYGEGRYACAEHGTVPPAPRLKSDVDAGRFEPRCPRCGAQLESRLVPEDAPLNPRSTYAATKLAQEHLAGAWARQTGGQVWALRYHNVYGPRMPKNTPYAGVSSLFRSALERGEAPTVLEDGRQRRDFVHVDDIARANVRALYAEPPEEITAVNICSGVPHTVGDLAEELTRACGGPTPRIIGGARPADVRHVVADPALAEKLLGFTASVGFAEGVADFATAPLRGC; this is encoded by the coding sequence GTGCGAGTACTCCTCACCGGCGGCGCCGGGTTCATCGGCTCCCACATCGCCGACCAGCTCACCGAGGCGGGCGACGAGCCCGTCCTCCTCGACAACCTCGCCCCGACCGCGCATGCGCGGGACACCCCGGACTACCTCGGCGAGCACCGCTTCGTCCACGGCGACGTGACCGACGCCGACCTGCTCGCGGAACTCCTCCGGGGCGTGGACGCCGTCTGCCACCAGGCGGCGATCGTCGGGCACGGGGTCGACCCGTCCGACGCACCCGCCTACGCCTGGCACAACGACTACGGCACCGCCGTCCTGCTCGCGGCCATGCACCGCGCGGGCGTCGGCAAGCTGGTGCTCGCCTCCTCGATGGTCGTCTACGGCGAGGGCCGCTACGCCTGCGCCGAGCACGGCACCGTCCCGCCCGCGCCCCGGCTGAAGTCCGATGTGGACGCCGGACGGTTCGAGCCCCGATGCCCCCGCTGCGGCGCGCAGCTCGAATCACGGCTCGTGCCCGAGGACGCGCCGCTGAACCCGCGCAGCACGTACGCCGCCACCAAGCTCGCCCAGGAACACCTGGCCGGCGCCTGGGCCCGGCAGACCGGCGGCCAGGTGTGGGCCCTGCGCTACCACAACGTCTACGGCCCACGGATGCCGAAGAACACCCCGTACGCCGGGGTCAGTTCCCTCTTCCGCTCGGCCCTCGAACGTGGCGAAGCACCGACCGTGCTCGAGGACGGCCGTCAGCGGCGCGACTTCGTGCACGTCGACGACATCGCCAGGGCGAACGTCCGAGCCCTGTACGCCGAGCCGCCCGAGGAGATCACCGCGGTCAACATCTGCTCCGGCGTACCGCACACCGTCGGCGACCTGGCAGAAGAACTGACCCGAGCATGCGGCGGCCCGACACCGCGCATCATCGGCGGCGCGCGCCCGGCCGACGTACGCCACGTGGTCGCCGACCCCGCACTCGCCGAGAAGCTGCTCGGCTTCACCGCGAGCGTCGGCTTCGCTGAAGGCGTGGCCGACTTCGCCACCGCCCCCTTGCGAGGCTGCTAG
- a CDS encoding VOC family protein has translation MACRISELVLDAHDPARLAAFWCEVLGYVELGREGDDIEIGPPDTGFGGPQPTLVLNASTDPKPAKLGLHIDVSPTDRDQEAELARLLAAGATHADCGQTGEESWYVLADPEGNVFCLLKKQIPAA, from the coding sequence ATGGCATGCAGGATCAGTGAACTCGTGCTCGACGCCCACGACCCCGCACGGCTGGCCGCCTTCTGGTGCGAGGTGCTCGGTTACGTCGAGCTGGGCCGCGAGGGCGACGACATCGAGATCGGGCCGCCGGACACCGGGTTCGGCGGGCCGCAGCCGACGCTGGTCCTCAACGCCTCGACCGACCCCAAGCCCGCCAAGCTGGGCCTGCACATCGACGTGAGCCCGACCGACCGCGACCAGGAAGCCGAACTCGCCCGCCTGCTCGCGGCCGGGGCCACCCACGCCGACTGCGGACAGACCGGCGAGGAGAGCTGGTACGTGCTCGCCGACCCGGAGGGCAATGTGTTCTGCCTGCTCAAGAAGCAGATTCCGGCAGCGTAA
- a CDS encoding MogA/MoaB family molybdenum cofactor biosynthesis protein, with amino-acid sequence MERSAQRLGRALVVIVDDRAAHGEVDDTAGPLVTELLEEAGFIVDGTVVVHADTVAIRNALNTAVIGGADLVVTVGGTGVSPRDVTPDATAGVLDRPIPGIGEALRSSGLAAGAVDAGISRGLVGVSGSTLVVNLAGSRAAVRDGMATLSALVPYVIDELSGLNES; translated from the coding sequence ATGGAACGCAGTGCACAACGGCTGGGCCGTGCCCTTGTGGTGATCGTGGACGACCGTGCCGCCCACGGCGAGGTCGACGACACCGCCGGTCCGCTGGTCACCGAGTTGCTGGAAGAGGCCGGGTTCATCGTCGACGGCACCGTGGTGGTGCACGCCGACACCGTGGCCATCCGGAACGCGCTGAACACCGCCGTGATCGGCGGGGCCGACCTGGTGGTCACCGTCGGGGGCACCGGCGTGTCCCCGCGCGACGTGACGCCCGACGCCACCGCCGGTGTGCTGGACCGCCCGATCCCCGGGATCGGCGAGGCCCTGCGTTCCTCCGGCCTGGCCGCCGGCGCGGTCGACGCGGGTATCTCGCGGGGCCTGGTCGGGGTGTCCGGCAGCACGCTCGTGGTCAACCTGGCGGGCTCGCGGGCCGCGGTGCGCGACGGCATGGCCACGCTGTCGGCGCTGGTGCCCTACGTGATCGACGAACTCTCCGGCCTGAACGAGTCCTGA
- a CDS encoding UTP--glucose-1-phosphate uridylyltransferase: MTGAEITQTFRTAIVPAAGLGTRFLPTTKAVPKELLPVVNRPGIELVAEEAAEAGAKRLVIVTSPGKESVVDYFRPAPELEETLSAKGKTDLLEKIRRAPALLEVDVAIQKQALGLGHAVAQAEPNLTDEDEAVAVLLPDDLVLPTGVLSRMAAVRAKEGGSVLCAFDIPREQISPYGVFDVTDTEDPDVKRVHGMVEKPKPEDAPSTYAAAGRYLLDRAIFDALRRITPGSGGELQLTDAVALLIAEGHPVHVVVHRGGRHDLGNPGGFLRAAVDFALDDPEYGPSLRTWLTERIENASR, encoded by the coding sequence ATGACGGGCGCCGAAATCACGCAGACGTTCCGAACCGCCATCGTGCCTGCCGCCGGGCTGGGCACTCGATTCCTGCCGACCACCAAGGCCGTGCCGAAAGAGCTGCTGCCGGTGGTCAACCGGCCGGGCATCGAGCTGGTCGCCGAAGAGGCCGCCGAAGCCGGTGCGAAGCGCCTGGTGATCGTCACCTCGCCGGGCAAGGAGTCGGTGGTCGACTACTTCCGGCCCGCCCCCGAGCTCGAGGAAACCCTGTCCGCCAAGGGCAAGACCGACCTGCTCGAGAAGATCCGCCGCGCTCCCGCCCTGCTCGAAGTCGACGTCGCCATCCAGAAGCAGGCGCTGGGCCTGGGCCACGCCGTCGCGCAGGCCGAACCGAACCTCACCGATGAGGACGAAGCCGTCGCCGTGCTGCTGCCGGACGACCTCGTGCTCCCGACCGGCGTGCTCTCCCGGATGGCCGCGGTGCGGGCGAAGGAGGGCGGCAGCGTGCTCTGCGCCTTCGACATCCCGCGCGAGCAGATCTCCCCCTATGGGGTGTTCGACGTGACCGACACGGAGGACCCCGATGTGAAGCGCGTGCACGGCATGGTGGAGAAGCCGAAGCCGGAGGACGCGCCGTCCACCTACGCCGCGGCCGGGCGATACCTGCTGGACAGGGCCATTTTCGACGCGCTGCGCCGCATCACCCCCGGTTCCGGCGGGGAGCTCCAGCTGACCGACGCGGTGGCCCTGCTGATCGCCGAGGGGCACCCGGTTCATGTGGTGGTCCACCGCGGCGGCAGGCACGATCTCGGGAACCCGGGCGGTTTCCTGCGGGCAGCCGTCGACTTCGCGCTCGACGACCCGGAGTACGGGCCGTCGCTGCGCACCTGGTTGACCGAACGAATCGAGAACGCGAGCCGATGA
- the glp gene encoding molybdotransferase-like divisome protein Glp, whose protein sequence is MTAPDAPDVPDAPKPAAPAEGVAEELAEFRSVDAQIALALEAAVRPRPVRVAISEAQGLLCAEEVVAEHALPGFDQAAVDGYAVRSVDVRTAGQEPVQLPVVGEIPAGSRQPRRLQPGQAVRVATGAPLPTLADAVVPTAYTDGHHAKVTVHKSVPSAGYVRRTGEDVQIGDVAVRQGDTIGSAQVGLLAAVGKAKVLVYPRPRVSIVSVGDELVDIDRTPSVGQVYDVNSYALAAAARDAGAEVSRVGIVASDPKRLREVVEGRLLMSEVVVVAGGAGGSSGDEVHAALSELGRIDLTRVAMHPGSVQGFGRLGPDAVPTFLIPGNPMSALVVFEVLVRPLIRAARGTRNPHRRVVGARLLSPITSTKGRKGFLRGQLLRDEANGEYLVQPLGTSGAHLLASLAEANCLINIDEDLTEVAAGDEVKVTFLAQRG, encoded by the coding sequence ATGACCGCCCCAGACGCGCCTGACGTCCCCGACGCGCCGAAACCCGCCGCGCCAGCGGAGGGTGTCGCGGAGGAACTCGCCGAGTTCCGCTCCGTCGACGCCCAGATCGCCCTCGCACTGGAAGCCGCGGTACGCCCGCGGCCGGTGCGCGTGGCGATCTCGGAGGCGCAGGGGCTGTTGTGCGCCGAGGAGGTCGTGGCCGAGCACGCGCTGCCCGGCTTCGACCAGGCGGCTGTCGACGGGTACGCGGTGCGCAGCGTGGACGTGCGCACGGCCGGCCAGGAACCGGTGCAGCTGCCGGTGGTCGGCGAGATCCCGGCCGGCTCGAGACAGCCGCGCCGGTTGCAGCCGGGCCAGGCCGTGCGCGTGGCGACCGGCGCCCCGCTGCCCACGCTCGCCGACGCCGTGGTGCCCACCGCCTACACCGATGGGCACCACGCGAAGGTGACCGTGCACAAGTCGGTGCCGTCGGCCGGGTACGTCCGGCGCACCGGCGAGGACGTGCAGATCGGCGACGTCGCGGTGCGCCAGGGCGACACCATCGGCTCGGCGCAGGTCGGCCTGCTCGCCGCGGTCGGCAAGGCGAAGGTGCTGGTCTACCCGCGGCCGCGGGTGTCCATTGTGTCCGTCGGGGACGAACTGGTGGACATCGACCGCACGCCGTCGGTCGGGCAGGTCTACGACGTGAACTCCTACGCGCTGGCCGCCGCGGCCCGCGACGCCGGAGCCGAGGTGAGCCGCGTCGGGATCGTCGCGAGCGACCCGAAGCGGCTGCGCGAGGTGGTCGAAGGCAGGCTGCTGATGTCCGAAGTGGTCGTGGTGGCCGGTGGTGCCGGCGGCAGTTCCGGCGACGAGGTGCACGCGGCGCTGTCCGAGCTGGGCCGCATCGACCTGACGCGGGTGGCCATGCACCCCGGCTCCGTGCAGGGGTTCGGCAGGCTCGGCCCGGACGCGGTGCCCACGTTCCTGATCCCCGGCAACCCGATGAGCGCGCTGGTGGTGTTCGAGGTACTGGTGCGCCCGTTGATCCGCGCGGCACGCGGCACGCGGAACCCGCACCGCCGCGTGGTCGGCGCGCGGCTGCTGTCGCCGATCACCTCCACCAAGGGGCGGAAGGGTTTCCTGCGCGGGCAGCTGCTGCGGGACGAGGCCAACGGCGAGTACCTGGTGCAGCCGCTCGGCACCTCCGGCGCGCACCTGCTGGCCTCGCTGGCGGAGGCGAACTGCCTGATCAACATCGACGAGGACCTCACCGAAGTGGCCGCGGGCGACGAGGTGAAGGTGACCTTCCTGGCGCAGCGCGGCTGA
- the sepX gene encoding divisome protein SepX/GlpR: protein MPSSLIIVALAAAWLVVLVPMIARKRQEIARTADSALAARVVRSGSTRHEGREEFAMSETGKRDHDADDDEYDEVDADLEDEVDDLDDLDDVEPAGRDLPPLPQPREGNRQYRPGRGGYDPEAAEIAARAKYAYRQRVVVILLVLAVVTAGLAAFLTPLVWWAHGAIDLVLVGYLAYLRRQVRIESEIRQRRLSRLSAGTRVTRRPARDDEDTMAEPAAPRPSRREVPERKPSPTSRLRRHAVVVDPEDEDPAFHELDDPGQRSFRRAVGE, encoded by the coding sequence ATGCCAAGCTCGTTGATCATCGTCGCGCTGGCCGCGGCATGGCTCGTCGTCCTCGTGCCCATGATCGCGCGCAAGCGCCAGGAGATCGCGCGCACCGCCGACTCCGCGTTGGCCGCCAGGGTCGTGCGGAGCGGGAGCACACGCCACGAGGGGCGAGAGGAGTTCGCGATGTCCGAGACCGGGAAGCGCGACCATGACGCCGACGACGACGAGTACGACGAGGTCGACGCCGACCTCGAAGACGAGGTGGACGATCTCGACGACCTCGACGACGTGGAGCCCGCGGGCCGGGACCTGCCGCCGCTGCCGCAGCCGCGCGAGGGCAACCGCCAGTACCGGCCGGGCCGCGGTGGGTACGACCCGGAAGCCGCCGAGATCGCGGCCAGGGCGAAGTACGCCTACCGGCAGCGCGTGGTGGTCATCCTGCTGGTGCTCGCCGTGGTCACCGCCGGGCTGGCCGCGTTCCTGACGCCGCTGGTGTGGTGGGCGCACGGGGCGATCGACCTGGTGCTCGTCGGGTACCTCGCGTACCTGCGACGGCAGGTGCGGATCGAAAGCGAGATCCGGCAGCGCCGGTTGTCGCGCCTGAGCGCGGGCACGAGGGTCACCCGACGGCCCGCACGCGACGACGAGGACACGATGGCGGAGCCGGCGGCCCCGCGGCCGTCGCGCCGCGAGGTCCCGGAACGCAAGCCCTCGCCCACCTCCCGCCTGCGCCGGCACGCCGTCGTGGTCGACCCGGAGGACGAGGACCCCGCCTTCCACGAACTCGACGACCCAGGTCAGCGGTCCTTCCGCCGCGCCGTCGGCGAATAA
- a CDS encoding flagellar biosynthesis protein FlgA, producing MHLFEDLADRLNALVNSRRLRISLAALLALSAIALALSPVLIPPGPAGEPTLVAARDLSPGTLLAAADTKVIHIPGELRPSGALSGFRESGERLLTSAARAGEPLTDVRLVSPSHGPPGTSTVPIRLADPDVADLLHPGTRVDVVAADAHHRQLASAVTVVTVVAPTGDSPTLRSNATKGPLVLIAVPTEAATPLASAALDTPVTITLR from the coding sequence GTGCACCTCTTCGAAGACCTGGCCGACCGCCTGAACGCGCTGGTCAACAGCCGTCGCCTGCGGATATCACTGGCCGCGCTGCTCGCGCTGAGCGCCATCGCACTGGCACTCTCACCGGTGCTCATACCACCCGGCCCGGCCGGCGAACCCACCTTGGTCGCCGCGCGCGATCTGAGTCCGGGCACCCTGTTGGCCGCAGCTGACACCAAAGTCATCCACATCCCCGGCGAGCTGCGCCCGTCGGGTGCGCTGTCCGGTTTCCGCGAGTCCGGCGAGCGCCTGCTGACCAGCGCGGCACGCGCCGGTGAACCCCTCACGGATGTCCGCCTGGTGTCCCCGTCGCACGGCCCGCCCGGCACCTCCACCGTGCCCATCCGGCTGGCCGACCCGGATGTCGCCGACCTACTGCACCCGGGCACCCGTGTGGACGTCGTCGCCGCCGACGCTCACCACCGGCAACTGGCCTCCGCCGTCACCGTGGTCACCGTCGTCGCCCCCACCGGCGACTCCCCGACACTCCGCTCGAACGCCACCAAAGGCCCGCTGGTCCTGATCGCCGTCCCCACCGAGGCCGCCACCCCCCTCGCCTCCGCCGCCCTGGACACCCCCGTAACCATCACCCTCCGCTAA